The window AATTCCTAGAAGTGTTTGAGCAGAAAATAATATATGTTGGGCTATTGCTATTGTTACTATATGATATGAATTACTAACAGCATTAATTCCAAATGAGTTACATCACAAGAAAAGTTGCATTTTAGAGCTGGCACTGCAGATTACACTGCCTGATGAAATGTGGGTGGGAGTGATGTTATGGCTAGGATCGAGCAGACAGATAGTAGTGATAAACGTCATAAAAATGCAATGGCAGGAAAAGCAGTGACAGTGGGTGTTCAGAGCCATCTGTTTAATGCTTACCCTGCGGGCAGGGCACCTTCCCTGCTTGCCTGGAGCATGTCTGGCTTTTTGTCTGGCTTTTACAGGAGAGTAGACAGATTACTTGCAAAGGTTGAGATGGTTCAGTGGGCTGAAGGTACTAGGTGACACGGAAGCACGGGAGGGGGGGAAACCATATCCTTTTACAGTCTGGAAATAAAGCTGGCCAGCAGCCCTGTGTCTGTCTTCTTATTGGGCCATAGATGACAGGATCATAGCAGCGCTGGCTGTTGGAGGTCCAGCGCCAGACTGCAGCAGGCAGGGAGGTAATTTAACATGGTAAGCATTATTTCATGTGTTACTGAACTAACTCCCCAGACTGGCCTTTTACATCTATAACTGCATTTATCTGCACCAAACAACAAATCAGACAGTCGTCTTTCCCTTTGACATACACTTAAACATTGGTCATTTATGTAGATATACAAGAAATCAAATAGAATTCCTGGTTAGGAAAAACTGTCACATACTTGTAGCTATGAAGCAGCCAGCATAAAGACTGCCAGACGCTCTAAAGCTCCTTTAGTAACATGTTATATGTCACAAAAGTtcaagttgtgtttttttttacagaagttTTTGTGCACGGGTATTTCTTCAGTGGACTTCCCGGCATCTCAGAAGGTTGTGGGAGCAACCTTTGGGTGGAAAAGGACTCCTACACATGACCGCATGAAAACCAGTCTGCCACACCAACAAGCTACGTAATTAATCATGTGCTTTGGGCAGCTTTTACTCAACATTTTTCTCTGACCGCTAACCAGATCAAATTTTGAAGATGGTGTTTGCCTTTTTGATCTAAAAATCTCAATAAGGTGATTTTCCAACAATGTCAAAGTATCCCTTTAGTGGTATGGCCGAGTGGAAGTTGtgtaacaaagaaaaacaacaaacagcaggAGTTAAAGCGAGCAGAGGAATTCTCTTGCAACGTGCCGCGCTTTCATCCTGCCAGGGGAATACAGAGCAGACTGGCCAAGATTAGACATCCTTCCTGCAGCATTTTTCATGGTGACTCCTGGGATTTTAAGATCGAAAAACATGCAAGCAATGCACAAAGAGAACCGCTCAAGGTGCATCACCCTTTGCTCCAGTGGATCATGTGGAGACAACTAAAATAAGCCGTGGTAAAtctaaaaacacacagacatgaacCCTGTCCCCTTTAAAGACGCTGTCACTGTGACGAGAGTCACAGTATTCCAGGAATGTCCTGATCCATCGGGGCCGGGATGCCTTAGGGAAGAGACCGAGATTGCTCATGACCGCTCCACTTGCTCTCCTttaacataaacaaacacacgtGTAAGAGGATGAGTCATACGATaggcatttattttattttattttactgtgagAAAACATTAGTCCTGACCGCATGTTCCTCCTTTCATCTTCACTCATCACTATGTCTCTGGCATTTTtactcttattttcttttatctATCTGCACTTTAAACCTTTTCCACAGTATCAAATGAGCACGATAAATCTGCTGCCTGcctgtcacatttttttttcttcttctttgaaatGACTCTTTTGACTCTTGGGGTCAAGTAACAACAAAAGctatagaaaaaaaaggcatgCAACCGGATAATTATTTGGGTCAAGGGTTGCGTGACCCCCTCAGGTCTGGGGCTGTTGCCTGTCTGACAACTTCAGACAGATAAAGTGTGGTTAATGAGCTGCAGTTAGAAATAAGTGCTGATATGTAGCAGGAATGTAACACCTGTGTGGATTTTGAATGGAATTCTAAATCCTGCTTTAGGGAGGAAGGCACATTCACGGGGGTTGTGCTGAGCGGATgattctttatttgtttattagaaataaaaagaacCAAAAAATGGTTTCCGGCTACAAGTTTTGAGGAAAGGAGatacaaaacattaattttCTTTGTATTGCATGAAAGGACAAAAGTCTAGTGATAAGGTCTAGTGATAAAGTGCAAACTGCAGAAACAACTGTGTTATACAGACACAACATGTTAACACAAAGCTAGCAAAGAACCCAGACTGATATTAAATTGAGTGTCTGCTAATACCAGCCTAGCAGTCAGACCCCGATCTTCAATGGGTAACAAAGGAAATGACGAACAATCAGACTTGCAGCACTGAGACCTCAGTTTCCACCTGTACATGTTTCTACAGCAGAATCACAGTCGGCCACTTCAAAGTCTCTTTTCAGATTTATATTGTCAGCTTCTAAAAAGAAGCAttgtatatatctatatgtgCTCATTAGGATAGGGACTTTAGCCCAAGTGTTATATTGTGAACTGATGATACATTTCAGGACATGACAGAGACACGGAAAAGTAGTGTAACAGTTTATTTCCTCCAGGGAGTAACAAAGGAATGTGTAATGCATTGCTTCTTTGGGGGGCTAACTATCCCAACACTGGAGTACACTGACCAGTCAGTGATGTCATGATGGCTACTCCCTTCTTTGATTTACAGTTTATAGTGCCACCTCATACCCTTCCCTTTAGCCATGGTGCCCTCTGTCTCATTTTTACTTGCTGTGTATTCGCTTTATAGGATAAGCTAATGCGTTTGCACTGAGGATCATCACAACCAACTTCATATTATAAaattaaaagtgaaaacaaatagagcacacaaataaaaaaaagaaaagaaaatcaatgaAATGTAAAGCTTATTAGAACTGTGTTGGATGATTATTAGAAGTAAAAATAGAAGCCTGGATATTTCAGTATAATCACCTCACTTCATCATTTTTTCCAAAACTATCATCTTTAAAGCGTTTACGTCATAAGGTCTTCCCGGaatacttttgctgttttcagaTTTTAGTGGGAGTGGGAGTGGTCTGGGAAAAGACCAGAAGAGGGCGGTGCTAATCTCTTCATATTCCCAAATGTCAATGAAAACTCTCCACAGCAAAGTTGAATCCTGAGGGGTGGAGTGCAAATAATTGAAGAATAATGCGTGCCGAGGATTGGGATGAACTAGTCCAAGCTAAGCCTGCAGAGGATTTAAACACGACAAAAGACGGAATTAAACTCAGCATTTCTAAATGTCTGTTGTAGCAGTTTTATAACACGGAAAGAGAATGTTATTAGCAAATGGGCATCCTTAGATGAAGCACTTAAATGCGCCTTCTTGCCTTATTTTACCTTATGCAGACTTACAGCGCAGTCAGGATGAGCCTGTGGACTCTGCTGCTCATTTTCCCGGTGAGCGCATCCTCTCCTCTGTTAGCCGGTGAGTATGAACCTGCTTGGTGTTTCTTTTCAGTGTGATTTAAGAAAGTCGTTTAACTGGAGGAAAATGCTAGCTGGATCTCCAATTACTAATATCCCAAAAGTAAACACACACTTTCTTTCCCCAGTAACGTCTAAAACCGACGATCAAGCCAGGGATCACCGCTGCTCTGGACAAGCCTGCAACCCCCGCATGGGCAACTTGGCCCTGGGTAGAGTGCTGAGCACCCGGTCGGTGTGCGGCTTCAACTCCTCGAAGCCCTTCTGCTTCTACAGACAGACCTCCGCCCCCCGCAGCAGCAGGGGGCCTTGCTCGGCGGCAACGTGCAGCCGGTGCAACTCTGCCATCCCCAGCCAGGAGCACCCTCCATCTGCCATGAGCGACTCCTCTTTCCGCCACCCTGACACCTGGTGGCAATCTGCGGAGGGGGTAAAGGAGGAGACGCTCCAGCTGGATCTGGAGACGGAGTTCCTCTTCACCCATTTGATCCTGGTGTTCCGCTCCCCGCGCCCTGCTGCCATGGTGCTGGAGCGCTCCCAGGACCGTGGACGCACATGGAAGGCCCTCAGATATTTTGCCAGAAACTGCGACGAGACGTTTGGCCTGGTGGAGGGGTCACCAGTTGGCGAGGGTGGGGCAACTTGCACCTCCAAGTATTCAGGAGCTTATCCTTGTAGCAGAGGAGAGGTGGGTGTTGTCCTGAAATCTGAGTTATGTGCTTATGGAATTATGGAACTTTTTGGATTTACTTATCTAAACAAACAAGTAATCTGAAATCGAATCATTTTGAAATAAGCCTTGAAAAGGGGAGAAGAGTGGTGTACTGTAGCTCAGACAGAGATCTGTAGGGCAGATCTGGAGTGTCATTTCTGAGATCTGACAGTGATCACATCAGTGCTGCCAGACATCCCAGCACTTCACAGCAACTGCTTCACCTTTGTGGTTTATTTATTAGCACTTTATTAGCTGCTATCACACAAACTACCAACCAAACAGTTGACCAAGCTTTGTAAACTAATCTCCCTCTCATGGGCCGTGCCTTCTAGGCCTCAAGCTGCTGTGATATGCACAGCTACAATATCAGAGTTCattttgacactttttttttacacgcACAAGCCATATGCTGCCTTACGACCAGCTATGGTTCATTCACAGATCGACTCTCGCTGGACAGAGTAAAGATTTGTTTTGCTCTAAATTTGCCTAAGAACATGTTGGGAGGTTCTGGTTGGATAACTGAATGAATATACGGCTGATCTCATAATTGCAGTGCATTTGCCTGAAATGTGTGTGTTGCCAGTATGTGAGCTCTGCTTCTCATCCTTTATAATAAGCGTCCCTTCTTCTGCTAACACTCAAAGAAGCCCTGAAATGTTGATTGTTGAAATGAATATTTAGAGTCaaccttgtttttttgttgtttgttttcggTAAAGAGATGAAGTAAAATGTGCTCCTTATAAATCAGCCTTTTCAGATTGCACATCAGATTCTGTATGTTTACCAAGTGCGTGGTGCCACAGTGTTGCACAACCATTCTGACACAGCAACAAGTCTCTCTCATGCTCATGATTTGTACAAACCTCAGCAAAGTAATCACTCCCTCATTTTCAGCTTCATATTTCTATTCTTGAGGTTCTCTAGAGTTCTCATTGTCTCATGCTGGGCCTCGGTACGAGCCCTCAGTTTATTTGCTGTCCTTTAGTTTCACTCCCTCAAATGGTTTCTGCAATCGTGCCCCCTGCAAACAGCTGGTTTAAACAGCAGGTGACTGTGTGGGTTTTGAAGGAAAAGTGACATTGTGAAGTAACAAAATTCAACTATGCTTccagaaaaatatataattcaCTTCCAGTTGGCtcaacatgtttaaaaataatctatATGGGCTAATGCGCATGCAGGGAATGCCATTTGGAGAGGATATTGTAGTATATAGTGTATTTTATACACAGACTTGGTCCATAGATATTAAAAGTGAATGTTTTGAGTCTGTGATAACTTCCTTCTCCTCTGTGTGACTCACAGTTTTCATCCCTGTTCTTAGAATTCAGAGGCGGGCTGAGATTATTTGTCTAAACAATCAACACTTAACAAAGTGTTGATTGATGTTCACTTTTAGGCTACTCATGTATTGCTGTAACAGCAGCTGTAGCACAAGCGTGTGAGGAAATCCAGGCTGGTGCCTGCTTTTTATttggcaggcctaaaaaaaagaaacttaatttgtgttttgttgtgatCCGTCAGTGTATCTAAGATTGTTTTTTAATACTTGTTAGAGAGGTTTTTGGAGGTTTTCACATGTGCTGCCCTTCATCCTCCAGGTGATCTACCGAGCCTTGTCTCCCTGGCACTCAGTGGATCCCTATGGCCCGGCTGCTCAGGACCAGCTCATGGTCACCAACCTGAGAGTCCGTCTGCTGGAGAATCAGCCGTGCCCCTGTCAGGCCAAGCATCCTGGTGCCTCTGCCCTCCCCACGGATCATTACGCCATCTACGATTTTATAGTCAAAGGCAGCTGCCTTTGCAATGGACACGCAGACCACTGCGAACCGGCCAGTGCCTACCGTTCTGGCACACAGAACGTCAGCAACATGGTGAGCACTCATTGAGCTGGAGTTTGTGAAACGGTTTGCAGGTACATGACAATCCACTAACAAAAATGCCCCGTTGTGAGAATGTACTCAAATGTTGTGTCACGTTGAAATCTGCTGATGCACCCAGTTTGTCTCTAGGTTTGTGATGTGGTTtgggtttggggttttgttcCCACCACTCCCTCGTTACCCAGCTGTGTGCTGGTATGTGCTGCTGAAGTGGAGGGCTGCAGTGAAGACTGAATATTAAGCCACAGCTTTACCTACCATTACAGGGATTTAAGTGGGTGGAAACCTTAATTATGGTATTCGGCCTAATACTTTAACAGCCCATAGTCTCAGTCATGTTATTCTCTTAACTGTAAGTGAAGAATAGAAACACTAGTTTATTTCCAACACAGCCTAAGAGGTGTAGACATGTTGCACAGGCAATTGCACAGTGTGTAAACACTGTCAGCGTGCATTTAGATGCCACTATGTTGCAATACTTAAGAAGGAGGTTGGTTATAAGTACATTAGGTGCTTATTACAATGTGCATGGTTGTTTATGTGCAGcatcaattttaaaaaatggatcaACAATGACTccaaaatacacatttatttaaaatggctATTATTGTGTATAATTAACTATAAACAGCTAAATTAACAATTTCAaattggtcacatgacacaTAAAGTCATAACTGATCTCTAAGTGATGTTCCTTTAGTGCATGCAGATACAATAAAATGCTCAATAACTGTTaaattctctctctctggtgCGTTTGTCCGGCAGGTCCACGGCAAGTGTGCCTGCAGACATAACACGGCCGGCGACCACTGCGAGCGCTGCGCACCTCTCTACAatgatcaaccctggcaggcCGCCAACGGCATCACGGGGACGGCGCACGAGTGTCAGAGTGAGTGATGGGGCGAGAGAGTGAGATGCAGCGTAGGACACGCGGCTCGTTGGCTTATCGGGAAAATTAATTTAGCGTCATAAATCACACGCACACCTTTTAGATGCTGATGCACTACTTAAAGAGTGTCACTGGGGTTCAAAGTTGAGAGGTGAGCTGATTAAAGCGTGACACTTGaacgtttcttttcttttcccacaCTCGTCTAAACAAAGAGTGCAAGTGTAACGGCCACGCCAGGAGCTGTCACTTCAGTCGAGGGCTGTGGCTCGCAACGGGACGACGGAGTGGCGGGGTGTGCGACGACTGCCGCCACAACACAGAGGGCCGTCACTGCCACAGCTGTAAGAAGGGCTTTTACAGAGATCCCAGCCGACCGAAAATGGCACCTGACTCCTGCAAAGGTAAGAccccacagtgtgtctttgttttttggccTTAAACCAAAACTTTAAACTCTATTTGGAGCAACGCCAGCTGAAAAGTCCAACTAAGAGTTGCAGCATTTGCTATTTGGAGggttttgatttttcttttttaccctcTGGATTAAAGCACATTGATCTCCTTGATAAGGGGATTTTGCTCCAGCACCTTCCTAAGTCACTGATGAGACACTAAGCAGACTTCCAGCCCGCTCCTTAACAGGAATCTCTGTAATTCTTGCTTAAGTTGCATTCGAGGTTTCAAAGTGTGGCTGTAATTGCAAACAGTGGAGGAATTTCTCCATGTTTTTCCCCATTGCTGCCCTTCCATCCTTTCAAGCATTCTGCAACATTCTTTCTTACACAAActagaaatgaaaaaacaaaaccaatctGTCATGTCAATGGGCCTTCAGACAGCGAGCCGAGGGAGTccttcattgtttgtttttgctgcatCTGCTCAAAGCACACTGACTACATAACATACTTCTGACTTGTCGCTTGTAACGAGTGGAATGATAAAATACATTTGCCTTTCAGCTGATGTGGAAGTTCACAAGTGTTTGCTACAGAGATGTTAACACGCAGTTCTCTTGTTCTGTCACTCTCTCCTGCACAGCCTGTTCTTGCCACCCTGTCGGCTCAGTCCGCTCAGGTGGCAGCACTCTCTGCAACCCTAACACCGGGGAGTGCACTTGTAAGCCCGGTGTCGGAGGCTCCTACTGTGACAGCTGCATGACGGGATACTGGGGGCTTAATGAATACGGCTGCCGTCCATGTGACTGCACGTGGGACTGTGACCCCTACACTGGTGACTGCATTTCTGGGTAAGAGCCAAGACTCAACCATATGTATTAATGGAAATAAATCAGGATAAGGTGATTTATGCTGGGGAGTTTGAGAGCATACTGGGTTATTAACTGGCTCTGACTGGTTTTACCTCTGCGACACAGCTCAGATGTGGAGGTCTTCTATACAGCCAGTGGCCACATGGGACACAGCAGCAAATATAGTGAGACGGCACTCTTTAGGGTAGAGGAGCTTTTCTCTGCACTGCACCACTCCGGTGAGTCACAGGTCACATCACGCCAAACACTCTGCGTGCTCATCGGCCCACATAGATGCAAATAAGGCTGCTTTCATCTAACAATCTATACTTCACGGTGAAATTATGTGTATTAATCTTGTTATCTGTTTGACTTTCATTTTCCAGAGAAATGTGAATGCATAGAGGTAACCCTTGGCAACCCTAAACTCTTCTGTGCTGCAGAGTTTGACtatggtaatttttttttttttattgtaaaccTGTGAGAGTCAATCTTAACAATTCGAATGATTTATAATGAAATGCTTGAGGTCTTGGGTCCAGGGTAttctcatattttaaatcatttttgcacATGACCTGTGGACAGTGTCAAGATAATCAGGTCCTTTCTCACAGGGAGCACACAACAGGAGAAAGTCCGCTTCAGACGTGCTCTCCTGACTTGAAGTGATCAGTTTGGGTTAGGTGAGGCTGCTACCTGGAAAGAATGTGCAGAAGGCAGGACATATGACACCCGATGGCTCAGGGGGGAATTCACTAGATAATTCCTTCACCTTTGACGCAAGACACCATGCAAATCAGTAAAATTGGACATTGTGTGGACTTTGTCTAGGGAGCTAGCAGGTTAAACATTTCATGATTATGTCACATCTAACTGACCACAGGTACCACCCCATATCTTAATTTACATGCCTTAAAAAGAACATATTTTCATAAATGTGAGAAAATGTTCCTTCAGcaccaaaaaacaaattagaaaATTCTAATTAGAGCCTTATTAGTACTACTATTAGTCAACACTTATATTCTAAACGATTAGAATGTTTCTCACATGgttattatttgtttacttCTTTTGGTCTAAATCGCTGTTTTCTTGCCTCGGCAGTACTGGTGGCAAAGGTGATGTCAGCCCACGACAAAGGCTCTCACGCAGAGGTGAAAGTCAAGGTCAAGAAGGTGTTGTATCAGAACCCTCAGATGACGATCCAGAGGGGAAGTGTTACCCTTTACCCAGAGTCCTGGACCACCCACGGCTGTACCTGCCCCATCCTCAACCCAGGTCAGCTGCAGCCGGCTCCAATGAGAAACTTTATTGCTCACGATGCAGAAGTGTATAATTAGTTGACTCTTGAGTGCACAAGAGTGCCGGCTTTGTGCAGAGTGAAAGATCCCTGTTGCCTCTCACAGAGGCTTTGAGTGAGTGCCAACATCCTAGCATTACTCATTTAAATTGGACATTTACAACTAAAAGATTAGACACACTTCTCAGTTATGAGACTATTTCACATCTAACACTCCACAATAATCGCTTCTGCTAAGCCAGCCAGGGAAGCGCAGTATTTAACTTGTTATAGCTAAATGATGTACATTTCCatagtcatttttttttctcttttttcttcaccGTGCTGTACTGGCATTCTCAGCAAATCTGAAATACAttattccttttttcccccttctccACTATAGGATCTGAGTATGTGGTGGCTGGTCATGAAGACTGGAAGAAAGGCCGACTTATTGTTAACACCAAGAGCTTTGTTAAACCTTGGAAGTCAAGCCTCGGACGCAAACTCCTCCACATCCTCAGAAAACACTGCGGCCGCTGGTAGGGAACCGCCGAGAAGTGCAGTGGACGCAGCTGGCAGCAGGACTGTCTGAATTAGGCCTCACTTGGACATGAAAGTGAAACCACTGcctatttcttttattttttttccatggtCCATGGTCTCAGaacaaaagggggaaaaagctATAGGACTGAGGTTGTGAACCTGTGATAAAAATAAGCATGTGAGAGCAGATACCTTCCAGACTACAGTCACTGTGGGATCAAAGAGAACAAAGCAGACCGTAAAAACCTTCATCCACACAAAGCTGTCTGAATTGTATTCCTGTTATGCTGTGCCTCAGCTCATAAAACTTTCAAGAttatttataaagcagcaaGAAGTGCATATTAAATACTCAATTATACTTCATTTCCTGGCTCGATTTCCTCGCTGTCAGAGCTCACGAGCCAAAAAACAGTCGTGTCCTGCTGTATCCACTTTATGGAAGATTGTTTACTTTGAAATTTCGCAAAGGCACAGACTGAATGATCCTTGTCGTCACACAGATATTGCCGATAAATCATGAACGAGTAAACATCAGGCAGCGTGTGTGGAAGAGTACATATGCTAGATGTCCTTGGTGGTGAGTCTGGGACTGTGCAGGTCAGAACAAGTAACTCCGGGATGAAGGGAGAGGAtgaaaaaacattaaaggaaTCAGACGGCTTAAATCTGAGCAGCTCCACTTTACTCTGGGCCACTCGCCCCCCTGCTGACTGATGAGAACAAAACCCTCTCCACCCTCTCTGCATACAACAGGCTAAAACACTTGGGATTTGTTTGCTCTTATAGCCGGCTCGCTACGAAAGGATTTCACCTTCTTCGGAAGACCTGCTTCCACATGAGGAGGTTTCGCTTGACAAGACCTCTCTTAAGTCAGCCCTGCAGGAGGCGGTGCGTGTTTGGGTGTCGCAAATGCTCTCTGAACATATGCTTCTCTTTTTGGCCTGTGACTCCTGCTGCTCCAAAATAAATATGTATTAAAAGTCTGGGTATTAATGGACATCACAGTGTATCAGATCCGAAGTCCACAAGCCACTTTAGAGCCAGCCCCCGGTTAAGAATAGGCCTGTTCTGCTGTCTCCAAGGAGAAAGGACAAACTGTATGAGGGGACATGATGCATTCCTCAGCCATAGCATCACCACCCATGCCCTTGTCTCAAAGACTTTGCCAAAATAAGAGAAATGGGCTGGAAATTTTCTTTTAGAGGACAAGgtggtgatttttttatttttatttttttagggtgAATGAATGTGCTCTGTCGTCATCGTGATGCTTGCAACGCTGTTTCTGTGTCCTGTCCGTTCTATTTAATCTAAACTGCATAAACTAAACATCAGTGTGCTCATTCTTAATGCTTCTGGGAAAAATCGGTTTCATTCCTCGGTCACATTATGCAGAAGCACCAGGCTATGAATAAACAGCCTGATGTGCCTTACTGCATCATCTTCACCAGCAGAGGTGGCTGACTGATATTTAACCCATGTTTGAGTACCGCCCTCCGTTGGTTAAAAGAGAGAAATACACATGTACATGGTTAAAGTTTGACatcatttgacatttttgctTACTAGCTAAGAAAAGAGGGAGCAACCTAAGTGGAAACAATAAACATTCACTGttgtaatgtttatttttgGTCAAATTCTTTCTTAAGACGGAGGTTTTTCCTCAGGTTTCAGCACTGCAGCACAGCCTGCATTAGGTTTTGGAGTAGTTTCCCTAATAAACTGTAAAACCGCTGTGTATCGGTGATGACTCTAGAGCTGCCAGAGAGCTCCATGAACACAAACGCAGCATTGGATGCAAGATTTATAACAATTTATTTCTTATAAAACTGcctcaaattaaaat is drawn from Pelmatolapia mariae isolate MD_Pm_ZW linkage group LG7, Pm_UMD_F_2, whole genome shotgun sequence and contains these coding sequences:
- the LOC134631250 gene encoding netrin-4-like: MQTYSAVRMSLWTLLLIFPVSASSPLLAVTSKTDDQARDHRCSGQACNPRMGNLALGRVLSTRSVCGFNSSKPFCFYRQTSAPRSSRGPCSAATCSRCNSAIPSQEHPPSAMSDSSFRHPDTWWQSAEGVKEETLQLDLETEFLFTHLILVFRSPRPAAMVLERSQDRGRTWKALRYFARNCDETFGLVEGSPVGEGGATCTSKYSGAYPCSRGEVIYRALSPWHSVDPYGPAAQDQLMVTNLRVRLLENQPCPCQAKHPGASALPTDHYAIYDFIVKGSCLCNGHADHCEPASAYRSGTQNVSNMVHGKCACRHNTAGDHCERCAPLYNDQPWQAANGITGTAHECQKCKCNGHARSCHFSRGLWLATGRRSGGVCDDCRHNTEGRHCHSCKKGFYRDPSRPKMAPDSCKACSCHPVGSVRSGGSTLCNPNTGECTCKPGVGGSYCDSCMTGYWGLNEYGCRPCDCTWDCDPYTGDCISGSDVEVFYTASGHMGHSSKYSETALFRVEELFSALHHSEKCECIEVTLGNPKLFCAAEFDYVLVAKVMSAHDKGSHAEVKVKVKKVLYQNPQMTIQRGSVTLYPESWTTHGCTCPILNPGSEYVVAGHEDWKKGRLIVNTKSFVKPWKSSLGRKLLHILRKHCGRW